TGCGATGGACAGGTGCTGGTCTTCCACGACCTGCTGGGCCTGGGAGACGGTCCCTTGCCCAAGTTCGTCAAGGCCTACGCCGATCTCCGCCGTCAGGCCGTCTCGGCGGTGTCGGCCTTCGCCGACCAGGTGCGTTCGGGGGCCTTTCCCACGCCGCGCCACGCCTACCGCCTGCCCCGGGAAACCGCCGAGGCGCTGGCGGCCCGCGACAAGGGCCGCCAGGATTCCCGTCGCCTCGGCTGAGGGAGAAGCCAACGGATGGAACTGGTTCGCCGTGTGCACCTGATGCGCGAGATTTCCCGGGAGATTCGCAGCCGGGGGCGGAAGATCTCCCTGGTGCCCACCATGGGGGCGCTCCACGAGGGGCACCTGGCCCTGATTCGCAAGGCGCGTCAGCTGGGCGACGTGGTGGTGGTCTCGATTTTCGTCAACCCCAAGCAGTTCGGTCCGGCGGAGGATTACGACACCTATCCTCGCGACCTGGTCCGGGACGCCGATCTCTGCATCGAGGAAGGCGTCGACTTCCTCTTCTGCCCGGAGGGCAGGGACATGTACCCCTCGGGCTTCCGGACGGCGGTGGAGGTGGAGGGGCTTTCCGCGGTCTTCGAGGGCGCGAGCCGGCCGGGATTCTTCCGCGGGGTCTGCACCGTCGTGCTCAAGCTCTTCCAGATCGTCGCTCCGCACTTCTCCGTCTTCGGCCAGAAAGACGCTCAGCAGGCGCTGATCGTCCGGAGGATGGTGGCCGATCTCAACCTGGACATGGAGCTGGTGGTCGAGCCCACCGTGCGCGAGGCCGACGGCCTGGCCCGGTCCTCCCGAAACGCCTACCTGGACCCCGAACAGCGCCGGGCGGCCGGCGTGCTCTACCGGGCTCTCGAGGCGGCCAAGGCCATGATCGAGGCGGAAGAGAGTGTTGCCGGTGAGCGGGTCGAGGCCGAAATGCGGCGGATCCTCGAAGCCGAGCCGCTGGCCCGGGTGGACTATGTGGCAGCGGTGGAGCCCTCCAGCCTCGACCGACTGGAGACGGTGGAAGACGAGGTGCTGCTGCTGGTGGCGGCCTGGATCGGCCAGACCCGCCTGATCGACAACCTGCTGCTGCCCGAGATTCCGGGCGTCGGTGGAGGCGACCTGCGATGAAGATTCCCTTTCTCCACTCGAAGGTGCACCGGGTGCTGGTCACCGCTGCGGATCCCGACTACGAGGGGAGCCTGACTCTCGATCGGGCCCTGATGGACGCGGCCGGCATGGCGCCCTACCAGCGTATCGAGGTCTACAACGTCAGCCGCGGGACCCGCCTGTCCACCTACCTGATCGAAGGGCCCGCGGGTCGGGGGGATTGCTGCCTCAACGGTGCCGCCGCTCACCTGGTGGAACTGGGAGACCGGGTGATCATCGCCGCCTATTGCGACCTGGAGCCGGACGAGGTGGCGGGTCACCGGCCGCGGCTGGTGCTCGTGGGGGCCGACAACCGGGACTTCACCGTGCGTACCGGCGAGACCGCCTTCACCCCCGTCGGTCGGGGCTGATCGCCTGTCGGGTACGTCGGAGCCGGCGAGAGGTGCTGCCCCCCGCCGGCTCTTGGTGTCTCCCCCCTTGCGGGTCGATGGCGCGATCCGGCGTAACCTCCCGGTTGTTCGATTCCAGCAGGGTCGACGCCTGCCGGCCGTGCGGACCGCAGAGGATCTCGCGCGCAAGCGAAGGCGGAAGACCCGAGTCCTGCGCCCTACCTGCAAGGGATCTCGAGAATCTACACCGAAATCCCCCTTCGGGGGGGAGTGCGTCTCCACCTTCGTCTCCTCTTTGCCTCGGGGCGGGTCGTCGAGGACGGTGGGGCGCGAAAGTTGCGGGCTAAAGGGCTCCGGTGTTGGTGCCGACAAGAGAGGGCAGACGCCACCGCCCCGCAGGAGCCAGAACCGCGTGAGCCAAGACACTCTCCAGCAGGTCCCCGCTACGCTCGAGGAACTTCTCTCCTCGACGACGGAACTTCCGGTCTTGCCCCAGGTGGCCGTGAGGATCTTCGAGGAGATGCGCTCTCCACAGATCACCGCGGCGCGGATGGCGGAGTTCATCAAGAAGGACCCGGTGCTGGCCACCGCGGTGCTCCGGGTGGCCAACTCCGCCCTCTACGGGGCCCGTGGGCGGATCAACGACCTGGCCTTCGCCATCGCCCGGGTGGGGCTCTCCCAGATCCGGAACCTGCTGCTGGCGCTGGTGCTGCGCTCACAGATGGCCGATCCCGATGTCTACGGCGAGGATGGAGCGCCGTTGATGGAACACGGCCTGGCGACGGCCTTCGGTGCCGGCATGGTGGCCGATGGCGCGGGGATCGAGTCGGGCGAAGCGTTCATGTGCGGCCTGCTGCACGATTTCGGCAGGCTGGCCCTGATCAAGGCCTTGCGGGAGCGGGAAGCGGTCTCGGCGCCGCACCTGCCAGCCGAGCTGGCCCGGGTGGTCGACGACCTGCACAGCGAGGCGGGCGAACTCCTCTGCCGCAACTGGGAGCTGCCCGAGCCGGTGGCCGTGGTGGCGCGTTACCACCACGACCCCGGCGCCGCGCCCGAGAAAGACCAGCCGATCGTCGCCACGGTGTCCTTCGCCGACGCCCTGTCCCATCGCCTGGGGTTGGGAATCGGCCGCGACGAGGACCTGGACCTGCTGGCGCATCCGGCGACGGAGATGCTGGGTCTGGGAGCGGAGAAAGTGGAAGAACTCGAGGAGTACCTTCCGGGGCTGTTCAGCACGGCCCGGTCG
The sequence above is drawn from the Acidobacteriota bacterium genome and encodes:
- a CDS encoding HDOD domain-containing protein — translated: MSQDTLQQVPATLEELLSSTTELPVLPQVAVRIFEEMRSPQITAARMAEFIKKDPVLATAVLRVANSALYGARGRINDLAFAIARVGLSQIRNLLLALVLRSQMADPDVYGEDGAPLMEHGLATAFGAGMVADGAGIESGEAFMCGLLHDFGRLALIKALREREAVSAPHLPAELARVVDDLHSEAGELLCRNWELPEPVAVVARYHHDPGAAPEKDQPIVATVSFADALSHRLGLGIGRDEDLDLLAHPATEMLGLGAEKVEELEEYLPGLFSTARSALFS
- a CDS encoding aspartate 1-decarboxylase, yielding MKIPFLHSKVHRVLVTAADPDYEGSLTLDRALMDAAGMAPYQRIEVYNVSRGTRLSTYLIEGPAGRGDCCLNGAAAHLVELGDRVIIAAYCDLEPDEVAGHRPRLVLVGADNRDFTVRTGETAFTPVGRG
- the panC gene encoding pantoate--beta-alanine ligase encodes the protein MELVRRVHLMREISREIRSRGRKISLVPTMGALHEGHLALIRKARQLGDVVVVSIFVNPKQFGPAEDYDTYPRDLVRDADLCIEEGVDFLFCPEGRDMYPSGFRTAVEVEGLSAVFEGASRPGFFRGVCTVVLKLFQIVAPHFSVFGQKDAQQALIVRRMVADLNLDMELVVEPTVREADGLARSSRNAYLDPEQRRAAGVLYRALEAAKAMIEAEESVAGERVEAEMRRILEAEPLARVDYVAAVEPSSLDRLETVEDEVLLLVAAWIGQTRLIDNLLLPEIPGVGGGDLR